In Babylonia areolata isolate BAREFJ2019XMU chromosome 19, ASM4173473v1, whole genome shotgun sequence, a single window of DNA contains:
- the LOC143293675 gene encoding aquaporin-11-like: MDWRGIYTVTTGMEPHAPYVPPYVASLLFFSINAMTGLTLRAFTKVILPPGRLQSHLLDFLCTVEACAYFFENNFVVKHYGYVWLAVAIIAQLYVCCRTFGDGIDNPVKAFHAYLVGQMPLMEALEKIVVTALAGLASYRLARLIWSLDLIEDHHERYYEVNCGSDLQVALVTGLVIEMAATLSDTWMGLQTLSSMTVFDEFLKYLNAALMIVFGLQTTGMYFNPAMASGHTLGCGATHYWEHFAVYWLGPFLGCFLAASLDRMLHIDVCRPRVQAEEREEKKEK; this comes from the exons ATGGACTGGAGAGGCATCTACACGGTCACCACGGGGATGGAACCTCACGCCCCGTACGTCCCGCCCTACGTGGCCTcgctcctcttcttctccatcaacGCCATGACCGGCCTGACCCTCAGGGCCTTCACCAAGGTCATCCTGCCCCCGGGCCGACTGCAAAGCCACCTCCTGGACTTCTTGTGCACAGTGGAGGCCTGTGCCTACTTCTTCGAGAACAACTTCGTGGTCAAGCACTACGGGTACGTGTGGCTGGCCGTGGCTATCATTGCCCAGCTCTACGTCTGCTGCCGGACCTTTGGTGATGGTATAGACAACCCGGTCAAGGCCTTTCATGCGTATCTCGTCG GCCAGATGCCCCTGATGGAGGCCTTGGAGAAGATCGTGGTGACGGCCCTGGCCGGACTGGCCTCCTACCGCCTGGCCCGCCTCATCTGGTCCCTGGACCTCATTGAGGACCACCACGAGAGGTACTATGAGGTGAACTGCGGCAGTGACCTGCAG GTGGCCCTGGTGACTGGGCTGGTGATCGAGATGGCCGCCACCTTGTCCGACACGTGGATGGGACTGCAGACACTCTCTTCCATGACCGTTTTCGACGAGTTCCTCAAGTACCTCAACGCCGCTCTCATGATCGTCTTTG GCTTGCAGACAACCGGTATGTACTTCAACCCTGCCATGGCCTCAGGCCACACCCTGGGTTGCGGAGCCACACACTACTGGGAGCACTTCGCTGTGTACTGGTTGGGGCCCTTTCTGGGATGTTTCCTCGCCGCCTCCCTCGATCGTATGCTTCATATCGACGTCTGCAGACCTCGCGTCCAAgcagaagaaagggaagagaaaaaggagaagtag